A genomic segment from Aegilops tauschii subsp. strangulata cultivar AL8/78 chromosome 1, Aet v6.0, whole genome shotgun sequence encodes:
- the LOC109744923 gene encoding uncharacterized protein isoform X2, with protein sequence MAKAEAEAEVDSYINYMLMERREAMRKAEEAQEEAERRKRGGPGRKMKKRKTETGKSSKKAAAVPVEMSVSEVGSSPAESEDLARTREIVEAAMAKILARTKGIVIKEPAKTMTEEDVAAAAVYRAKAEEARRNEDRPEESSALRKWIATGDPEAVKCRKEWIADDMEALRLKDMDPDEDTSDWRAFEAKEFREFWEYLYPKSFGKFEDNTHIPNMLYTDKKSSGGTAHPIRTLQVFTVKVAGLQDGVHWPLEVFGVVAARDCLDHNRNVIFQRERDNCQMIHKEVLAVLLWWWILCGLRLH encoded by the exons ATGGcgaaggcggaggcggaggcggaagTGGACTCCTACATTAATTATATGTTGATGGAGAGGAGGGAGGCGATGAGGAAGGCTGAGGAggcgcaggaggaggcggagaggaggaagagaggaggccCCGGCCGCAAAATGAAGAAACGGAAGACGGAGACGGGAAAGAGCTCAAAGAAGGCGGCGGCGGTTCCGGTGGAGATGAGCGTCAGCGAGGTGGGGAGCAGCCCAGCGGAATCTGAAGATCTGGCGAGGACAAGGGAGATTGTGGAAGCAGCCATGGCCAAGATTCTGGCGCGGACGAAGGGGATCGTCATCAAGGAGCCGGCCAAGACGATGACGGAGGAGGACGTCGCGGCGGCGGCCGTGTACAGAGCCAAGGCGGAGGAGGCGCGCAGGAACGAGGACCGGCCGGAGGAGTCCAGCGCCCTCAGGAAGTGGATCGCCACGGGAGACCCCGAGGCCGTCAAGTGCCGCAAGGAGTGGATCGCGGACGACATGGAGGCCCTGAGGCTCAAGGACATGGATCCCGACGAGGATACCTCCGACTGGCGTGCCTTCGAGGCCAAGGAGTTCCGCGAGTTCTGGGAATACCTTTATCCCAAATCCTTCGGAAAATTCGAGGACAACA CGCATATCCCAAACATGCTTTACACGGACAAGAAGTCGTCAGGTGGCACAGCCCACCCCATAAGAACTCTGCAGGTCTTTACAGTCAAAGTCGCGGGATTACAAGATGGAGTGCACTGGCCGCTGGAAGTGTTTGGCGTCGTTGCTGCACGAGACTGTTTGGATCATAATCGCAATGTTATCTTCCAGCGCGAAAGGGATAACTGCCAAATGATCCACAAGGAG GTCCTAGCCGTGCTATTGTGGTGGTGGATCCTGTGTGGTTTGAGGTTGCATTGA
- the LOC109744923 gene encoding uncharacterized protein isoform X1, with the protein MAKAEAEAEVDSYINYMLMERREAMRKAEEAQEEAERRKRGGPGRKMKKRKTETGKSSKKAAAVPVEMSVSEVGSSPAESEDLARTREIVEAAMAKILARTKGIVIKEPAKTMTEEDVAAAAVYRAKAEEARRNEDRPEESSALRKWIATGDPEAVKCRKEWIADDMEALRLKDMDPDEDTSDWRAFEAKEFREFWEYLYPKSFGKFEDNTHIPNMLYTDKKSSGGTAHPIRTLQVFTVKVAGLQDGVHWPLEVFGVVAARDCLDHNRNVIFQRERDNCQMIHKENPYLTLTGPSRAIVVVDPVWFEVALKVKGATESEDKELSYHVDPYYISGSMNSYVFNRVRTSRLSTMELTLGDMVHSVEATISVKVVGGEWPQGFRGVFTATTASIDEEKIELLGFGDDKLPVAADGSIQLSRSVVSVEDDGQLRVCVMARHLVDRSVRRASGVLAAKTSSRSYANLEVFSCKMEVTVAWSLLPYWPHYRDMPCPSI; encoded by the exons ATGGcgaaggcggaggcggaggcggaagTGGACTCCTACATTAATTATATGTTGATGGAGAGGAGGGAGGCGATGAGGAAGGCTGAGGAggcgcaggaggaggcggagaggaggaagagaggaggccCCGGCCGCAAAATGAAGAAACGGAAGACGGAGACGGGAAAGAGCTCAAAGAAGGCGGCGGCGGTTCCGGTGGAGATGAGCGTCAGCGAGGTGGGGAGCAGCCCAGCGGAATCTGAAGATCTGGCGAGGACAAGGGAGATTGTGGAAGCAGCCATGGCCAAGATTCTGGCGCGGACGAAGGGGATCGTCATCAAGGAGCCGGCCAAGACGATGACGGAGGAGGACGTCGCGGCGGCGGCCGTGTACAGAGCCAAGGCGGAGGAGGCGCGCAGGAACGAGGACCGGCCGGAGGAGTCCAGCGCCCTCAGGAAGTGGATCGCCACGGGAGACCCCGAGGCCGTCAAGTGCCGCAAGGAGTGGATCGCGGACGACATGGAGGCCCTGAGGCTCAAGGACATGGATCCCGACGAGGATACCTCCGACTGGCGTGCCTTCGAGGCCAAGGAGTTCCGCGAGTTCTGGGAATACCTTTATCCCAAATCCTTCGGAAAATTCGAGGACAACA CGCATATCCCAAACATGCTTTACACGGACAAGAAGTCGTCAGGTGGCACAGCCCACCCCATAAGAACTCTGCAGGTCTTTACAGTCAAAGTCGCGGGATTACAAGATGGAGTGCACTGGCCGCTGGAAGTGTTTGGCGTCGTTGCTGCACGAGACTGTTTGGATCATAATCGCAATGTTATCTTCCAGCGCGAAAGGGATAACTGCCAAATGATCCACAAGGAG AATCCGTATCTGACACTGACAGGTCCTAGCCGTGCTATTGTGGTGGTGGATCCTGTGTGGTTTGAGGTTGCATTGAAAGTGAAGGGCGCCACTGAATCTGAGGATAAAGAGTTGAGCTATCACGTCGATCCTTATTATATTTCCGGCTCAATGAATTCCTATGTGTTCAATCGCGTCAGGACTAGCAGGCTCAGCACAATGGAGTTGACATTGGGTGACATGGTTCATTCCGTGGAGGCCACCATCAGTGTGAAAGTGGTTGGCGGGGAGTGGCCACAAGGTTTCAGAGGTGTATTTACCGCCACTACCGCCAGCATAGACGAGGAGAAAATCGAGTTGCTTGGTTTCGGAGACGACAAATTGCCTGTTGCAGCTGATGGCTCAATACAGCTCTCACGAAGTGTTGTGTCTGTCGAAGACGACGGGCAGCTGAGAGTCTGTGTCATGGCGCGTCACCTGGTGGATCGATCTGTCAGGCGGGCTTCTGGAGTACTCGCAGCTAAGACATCCTCCAGAAGCTATGCTAACCTTGAAGTTTTCTCTTGTAAGATGGAAGTCACTGTCGCCTGGTCTCTTCTCCCGTACTGGCCACATTACCGTGACATGCCGTGTCCTAGCATATGA